The following is a genomic window from Shewanella avicenniae.
AGCCGCGAAAGCTCAGTGAAGGATCGGCCAGAGACTGCTCAAACTTGCCATCCACCAATACATCAATCAGCGGTAACAAGGCTTGTTGTTCGCTCGTTAACTCCGCCAGCGTATAACCGGTCCAAAGCCAGACATCTTTGCTGGGGGCTTCTTCCCTTACCCGCTGCAATAGCTGTTTTATCGCGCCTAGGTTTGCCGGAAACAGCGGGTCACCGCCCGATAATGATAGGCCTCGACGCTTGATGCGACTGTCGGTTAAATCTTTGATGATTTGGTCTTCCATCTGTTTATCAAACAGATGACCAGAA
Proteins encoded in this region:
- the nrdG gene encoding anaerobic ribonucleoside-triphosphate reductase-activating protein translates to MNYHKYFPVDVINGPGTRATLFVSGCEHQCRGCYNQSTWDPRSGHLFDKQMEDQIIKDLTDSRIKRRGLSLSGGDPLFPANLGAIKQLLQRVREEAPSKDVWLWTGYTLAELTSEQQALLPLIDVLVDGKFEQSLADPSLSFRGSSNQVIHQLHPQG